TCGTCTAAATTACCATGCGTGGTGCGATAATGTAACGTGTATCCTGTGAGAGGAGCTCCACCGGTGTGTCCAGGTTTCCAATGCAACAGAATACTGCTCGACGTAGAGCTCGTTACGTAAAGAACGGGTGCGCTTGGGGGTACTATACAAATAAACGACAGATTAATATTCAAAGGACGAAATTATTTAAAAGTTCAACTAACCTTGCACTGTTAAGGTGTAATGCAACTTGTCGCTTCCTTGACCGTTCTCCACTTGGCAAGTATAGTTTCCGCCATCTTGTGACTGCAAATTCGACAGCACGAGTTCGCCAGAAGGCAAGATCTGCACGTTCCTCGTCGGATCGGTACGGATTTGCTCGGTTTGCCCTTTGAACCAGTCTCTGGTGGGGTCACCAACAGCGTTGCAAGCAAGGGTTGCGGATCCCCTCCATGGTCGCACCACATGGCCCCCAAAGGACGTAATTCTCGCTGGTACTCGATTCGTTGGCACCTGTGCAGCTACTCTGGAACTTTGCCCTTCGCCCACGCGAGTGCTACCCGTTACCCAAAATTGATATTCTACGTGCTGTTGTAAATCAGTCGCTTCGAAATAGGTATTCGTTGCTGGCAGTGTTCTTTTACCGTGATCCAGTTCCTTTCTACCATCTACTACCCTGTGGGATATACGTTATTATAATAACCACGTTGCGGAAATTGAGTTAAAATTTGTTAAGAGTTTGTTTTTACCTCGTGTATAGATTGTATTTTGTGATAATTCCGTTTGGTTCTAGAGGAGGAAGCCAAGAGATGAACAGCGCCTGTGGCGAACTGACCACCACTTTTATGTCTGCTGGGCTACCTGGCACTATGGAAGAGTTAATTAcagttttattatttttagaaACCTTGCCACTCTTGTAGAGACCATCTGACTTACCATCTTCTTCCGTTTGACAGTAGGTTACCGTTGTTGACACCCCATCACCGACTCTTGTAAAAGCTTGTACTTGAATGGTATAATTCGTGTACTTTCTCAGTCCTGTTAGAACAGTCGTTAAAGTGTTCGTCTTGCGAATCTGAAACACGGTTACGGAAAGCAGAAACTCTCGCCGTCCGTACTTCGCTTTCTTCAAATACGCACGCGAGAAGAAGTAAGTTGTACTAACTTCCATTTCGTCGACACTGCGCCACATGTCCGCCAAGATGGGTTCGTAATGCAACTTGTACCCTTGGATGATACCATTGCTGTGCGTGTTGGGCGGCGGCTGCCAGGACACTTGAAGGGATTGCGAGGCCAGCGCGGCGCATCTCACGTCCTCGGGTGGCGCACTTGGCACTGGAAAATTTAGTTCACGCGAGTGTACATAATTCCagcacttcgcgttttaagggacgCCTCTTACCGTCCTCCAGAGTCTGCGTGACCGATGGCTCGGAAAGTGGTCCAGATCCAACTTGATTATACGCTTGAACCACCAAAGTGTACTTTGTGTAGGGACGAAGGCCTGTTAGTCGAAGTTCCGCACCCCCTTCCTCCCCGTCCCCGGACACGGAGCTGAAGTTGTACGAGGGATTCGCCGAGCTGAAAGAAGATTCCTAACGTAATGGAGTTCTGAACTTGAACGCCTCGCCGCGTTCCAAACTATTTGTATAATTATATTGTAATATGTACGGGACGCTGGATTACTGGGATAACATGGGTCACTTCATCCTCTACTTTCTTTATTAAAACTTCTATTAAGTAAATTCAAGGCGTATAAGTATGTACGTGAACGAATTTAAAGTAAACATTTAAAGTCCGTTTAAAGTCCATTATATAGAGCACGTACCAAATCTCAAATCGACTTTAAAAAAACGGCAAAACCGAATAGGAACATTTCCTCAAGTCCAAGCAATTTTATCAGAAAGGAAGACGATTATGCAGGACCGATTGTCCCGGTTTGAAACTCCTACCTCGTCTCTCTGTATCCAACGTTGAACCCCTGAATGTCGCCGTGGCGGAGTTCAGGCAGCGGCGGCGACCATGTGATTAAAATTTCAGAGGAGGACAGAGCCCTGGCTACAAGATTGATCGGCGGTCCAGCCGGTCTTTGTGGCTCCGTCCTGACAATCAGTTCCGCCGAGGGCACCGATCTACCCGCTGGTCCTTCCGCTATCACGCGTATAGTGTATCTGGTTGCTGGTTTTAATTCGTCTATCAGCGCCGCGTATGGTAAGGGTGGTCCGGTGAATTCTTGTTGTTGCCACATGCCAGCTGTTTCAATGCATATCAATTTCTATAGATCTCGAATCGACAGGTAGATAAAAATCTGTGAAAAATAATTGGGAacggaaacttgaattattcgaCGATAAAAGAACGTTCACCATCGCCTTCTTTGTACTGCAGGATGTATTTGGTCACTTCGCTGGTGTCTTGCGATTTATGCTGCCATTTCACGTTTATGCTTCGACTGGCGACCATGGCAGTTTCCAGTGAATTTGGCGGCTGAGGTGGTTCTGCGCACGAATAAGATGTGTCATTTTTTCAATGCTCGATGACATTCTGTTCGAGCGACGGAGGTGTCGTACCTTGTACGAGGAGTTGCACCAATTGCTGATCGCGACCGTAAAGATTGCTCGCTTGACAAAAGTAGGCGCCGCTGTCGGACGCTTCGGCCGAAGAAATTTGCAGTTGCGCTATCACACCGTCCGGTGTTACTTCACGTTTCACGGTAACCCTTTGTGAGCAACAGAATGCATACGGAAAATTTCTCAGTACACGAATTCCCACGAACATCCGCAATTTAAATATAAGCAATTGAAGCGTGACTTTCCCCGCGAGTTTAAATTATTTCTCTATAGTTAtcaaatattcatcgcaaaaaCGTAGAGAGTTAATCAAACTTTGGTACagcattttttaattttatactaTAACGAAACAAGTTCCTAGCCAGAGCCCCGTTCGACAGTATTCAAGCTACTCTCACAGCTTTACCGATAGTTCGTCGAGGGATTTAACTCAATTTTTCCGCCTTTCAGCCAAGTGACGGTGACCGGTGTGTCGCCGTGCACCTCGCAATGCAACGTGGCCGTGTCACCCTTCTTCACGGTGACCAGTCTGGATGGTGCCGCAAAATACGGGGATGCTGTTGGAACGATTAAACGAAAAACTTTCATCACACTCAAAAATCAACAATTTTCGATGTATACATTTtattgaaataaaattttatcaTCGAAAGAGGTGATCTATTATCTGTCACTCATAGCAGGTAATTGTAGTTTATTTTCACGTTCGATGAGGAGGTACTTACAATTTACTTTCAGCTGAACCACCTTCCCTATACCGCTTCCAATACCGTTGCTCGCTTGACAGAGGTAAAATCCTTCTCTGTCTTCTTTCACGTGTTGCAGCAACAGCGTACCATTACTAAGGATTTTCGTGTACGCTCGTTCCCTCAACTCCTCGTACTCACCGGATTTGCTTCCTGTTTTATCAGGATAACAAAGCACGTTGAATCGACGAGCAAGCAGAGATAAACAAAATACTCGACTGTTTGATTTTCCATAAAATATACAAGATTTTTGTACGTTGCAATGATCTACTTTCTTTAATTTTCGTCCGAGATAGCGATATTATATTGTGGTTAGAGGGAAGTTTCTCTCGAGAGCTTGTAAAGACGGTCAAGGGGTGTGAAGGAGTAGGGGATGCGATAAAATTCTTACCCGTGGCCTTTTTCCAAACGATAGTCGGAGTGGGCACGCCTTGCGCTTGGCAGTGCAAAGCGACGTGCTTGTTCCTCTCGACGCTGACGTCCATAGGCTCGACGATCCACCGCGGCGGTACTGAAAACCAGAGCGGAGAGCTTTAAACCGGCCCCGCCGCGTTCCTACCGTTTacgtaattttttttctttttcttttctttttttttactggTCGTTAGCGATTTAGAGACAGGTACGTCGTGAGAGAGTCGTGAAAAGCGCGGTCAAAGAAGGACGAGCTCGTCGACGGTGTGGCGCTACGTCGTCGTGGAACGGTGGTGTCGAGATACGTATGTAcaaacgagaaagagagagagaaagagagagagagagagagataaactGTACAATAGTGAAAGTACGAAGAGAAAATTACTGAACGACGGCGCCTGTCGTCGACGAGTGACTATCGTTCCGTtccatttctttttcttcttcttcttcttttcatcTTTCGATTATCGTTTCGTgttaatcgagaacgataggCTATGTCGATCGAATTCTAACTGAGCGCGGAAATATCTGCGAACGCGAGTTGTCGAAATATCGTGGAAAAATGTTTAAAGTATCCGTAACGAATGGCAGAGAATGGTAAAATTTACGTAATGAAAAAGTGACAGAGACATTAAGACAAAGTGAATGAGGGTTCGTGGGTGAGGTACAGTGACGGAAGTAATAAGGGGTGGCGAGTCGATGCGTGACGTCCTCGACGTTCAAGCCAGGTTCGACCGATTTCTATGGATCGTATGGAAGAGAACTAAAAGTAAAACCAGACGGACTGTTCTCTGCTTCTACGGTAGGATCGTCAATAGTGAATGTATAAGCGGTTCGATCGTTACAACCATAAACGTACATACGTAGCCCAGAAAGGAGAGACAGACGAAAAACGAACTGAAGAAATGAAGTAAAAAAAttgatacaaaaaaaaaaaaagaaaaagaaacgagagaaagaaacgaaaacAAGAGGTGTACACAGTGCAGAACGAAGCGTCTAAATCGAGACTCTGTAATATCTATCTACGGCTGTAAAACTGAAGTAACACGCCACTAAATGGGTGCATCGTCTAAATTGCGACAAACACCGGAAACGTGAGTGAGCACGACGTTTACGATCCATCGGTGTACGCCGCGCATCGACGTGTCGAGAGTTTGAGGGGGTTGATTATCTGTCTTATCTGGGTATGTACTGTTTGGCGGGTTCTACTTCTTACGGTGGTGAAAAAAACGCTGCACAAGCGAGATACTGTGAGTGGGAGTTCCAACGTTTTACAAGACGGCAAATACCGGCCACGCATTTAACGCGTGCgacaatataatatatatatagatatatatatatgtgtggtaTATGTAGATCAAGTGTGGATGAGAAGTACAAGTGTTTCAATAACGTgtcattaaatatatatatatatagagatatAGATATTCGTTCAACGGTGGCGTCAGACAAGTAGAACTCTCGGAAGAAGAAAAGGCGCAATTGGGCGGGACGTGTGGGGTAGTTGGATGAGAGCATGTCGGCGGAAGACcgaaagataatatataatatcgtgGATATATAGgcgaataataatatatatatgtatatatagatgTATATCAAGTACCCGCTTCTAACGACTAGTTCGATGAATACGAATTTAATTAATCATAAATACGTACTACTAGCCTACATTTACCGGAGGCTCGCGGGCGGAAACCGTGGGGCGCGTATTCCACCCGttctcgcgatttcgcatccccgTTCGACGTACACGAGATCCGCTCTCTGTACCCATTTATCATCTCATTCTTGATTTACCGACTCGCGTTCATTTTCTACGACCGCGACCGTTATCGAAAGTTCGTTGCACTTACTTGCCCCACGTGTTTCGCGCGCCGCGAGGGAAAGATAAAAAACAGCGTgacagagacagagagacaGAGATAGTGAACGAGAGAAAAGACAGTGAGAAAAAGCATGCAGAAGTGTAATGAAAAAAGGTTGCCTTCCAACGAGCCCAAAGGAGAGCCAGCGCATAGGTTCTGTGAAGAATTTTTTGGTCGTGAGCAGAGTGGGCACGTGCTCGTACTCGGGTGATCAAAGAACacttaaaatatatatttatatagagATTTAAGagtagtaataataatgatatATATACACAGACACGTAgggtatatatttatatatatatgtatatatatatgtatatgtataaagATATGCAGACATAAAAAGTCACAGCTACTTTGTAGTAAAAGAGAGCATGCAGATAAAAAAGTGTATGATGCTCacatacacgcacgcacgcaggcCAGAAGATAGTTTCATTTCTGTTCGTACACATCGTCATTATCATTGCCATTATTATTTCTGTTTTAGTTTTGCTCGGTTGGTTGGTTGCTTCCGTTTGAAAAAAAACGAGTAAAAATAAGGAAAGGTGCAAACTGTTACCTTTATTATTCGGTCAAGTCAAGCAAACCTCGGGGGTCCACGAGATACCGACGCATTCCCAGAGAGCCAAAGCAACGTAAATGTAATACACACTGTGTCTTAGGGACGGGGAGTCCTCTGGATTTAGATGGGAACGGGACATAGACTCGATGACTGAGAGGTTCTCGATGATGACACGCGCGTGATCTCGCTACGAATAAAATCGATCGTTCCAATTAAAAAAGGAAATGCACGATCTTTTCTTTCTCTTGCATCGCTCGAGTCTACTGCATTTGTTTCGTTAAGCCGATGGCCATTGATCCGTGCGAGAACACTACGACGATTAACGATGGTGACGCAGGAGTCGAATTCTTAAAgcgttatgatatgatatgatggtTGCGGATGTTGATCGTGGCAATTAAGAGGGAGATGGATGTGACGGATCCATCGGGATGTAGAGTTGAATAGGGATCGCTAGGGTTGGTCTCGATCTCGACGATATTTTTGTCACAAGAATGTATTTGTTAACGAATCGATCTTTCGAGTTACGTTCCTTGAATTTAGAACTTGCAATCGATGTAATATATAATTTACCGACAAAAATTGTCAAGTGACTAATACTCTcattttccagacgactacCAAAGAATAAGATGACGAGTAAGAATTCTAAACGACGCTGTACTATACTCTATAATAACGTAAACACAACTCCTCAAATTACTCTAGAAGCATGGTGCTTAATTACCAATGGAACAATGTGACAAAACCGACTAAATCGATCTATGACAAATACTAAAAAAGGGAACAATAAAAATCAGAACCACTCTACTGAAAACACAAATGAGAATTACAAAAATGTTAGAAAACATAAAAAAAACTTTCAATGGGTGACAAACTAATAGAATCCTCTCGCTTCGAAAGGTGTCGTCGAATCAGTGGCAAAGAAtgtagagaaaaaaaaggaaagaaaaattgcCAGTGTCTCCGTCGAGATCGATGATGGTCGAATCAGGTGGCGGGTCTCATCAAGGGTCAGGGGGATGATGATGGAAAAGGGTCGCCGATCATCTAGTTACCTTTTACCTGTAGCTTGGCCGTGTACCTGACCTCGGCGGCGGGGTTCGCGGCGACGCAGGTATAGTCGCCGGAGTGCTCGGCCGCGAGGTTCGTTATACTGAGGAGGCTCGAGTAAGGATCCAGCTGGGAGACGTTTGCGACGGATGCGAGATTTGGCGGCAAGGGAAAGGGAGTTTGGCCGTCTTTTAGCCAGGATATAGTCAAAGGCGGATCACCCGCCGCGACCCCGCACACCGTCCGCGTCCGCATCCCCTCGGATAGTCCCTCTTGGAACGTAAATGGCTCAATAATAGGGGGTACTGGAAAAGGtcaagagagaagagagaaccATACGTGAGAGCGAGAAAAAGATGGCACCAAAAAAACGCAAGAACCTTTCTTAATTCTTTTTTTCTTGTACCAGGTACAATGTgttcattatatatatatgtattaatatatatatacggttagtttctttttttttttatatggtaGCGGTATatgtttttatatattatatatatagacAGTAGTACGTCCATGTATatgtatagatatatatatagaatataatatgtatatatatatacgtagaaTATGTACAATAGAGGCAGTATAGTAACGTAGCAATGTAGAGGAGAGAGAGGGTGGCCCCGCCGCGGACCTGCCCCTGCCGCCCTAAAACACCTTGTACACTTAACTTGGCATCGCACACTCACACCGGCCATACGGTCGTTCCCAACGCAAGAGCTAGCATTCGCCGACCCTTCGAAAATTCAGGTTTCGTTCCTCTTTAAATTGAAAAGCGacgcgcgcgaaatcgcgaatcATTGGTCCCGCGATTTGTTCGCGTTCCGGGGCTAGGCTAGGCAAGCGAGAGACTTTTCGAAGAGTCGAGCCGGGGACGAAGGGAGAAACATGGGAGATGAACAGTGTGGCAGGTCTCGTGCAGGAGGATGAGCCACGCTAAGCGTGAGCTGTCATCGAGTACGCGTCACCAGGTCTCTACGTTCCTGGATGACATGTGGTGGCTTTTGTATATTagatgagaaaaaaaaaacgagactcCGTCCCGAATGAACGCGTAAGAACCGAACCGGCTGCCGGATCACACACCTTCGTCGTGTCGTTTCACGTTTAAAGCTATTTACAGCGTGGCGAGAGAGCGCTAACACATCAAAGAACCGAGAGAGGAAGCGAGAACGAGGAAACGTGTGGCGAGATAGACGGTTGATTTGCGCATCGTGTAAGGTTGGAAGAACAGCAGTTTTAGATCCTCACGCGGTTCATTCGCGAGTGTGGGCAACCGTGTGTACGCACTCATACGTATCGTCACTCTTACGGATATTTCGGGCGGTCAGGCGGTCGTCGGGCAAAAGTGAAGGGGGCCTAGAGGAGGATTACCATGAACCACAAGCCGCTGCGTGTGTGATACCTCTGCGGCCAGATTACGGGCCACGCACGAGTAGTTGCCGTTGTGATCTGGAGATAAACTTTCAATCATCAGTATGCTATTGTACTGGTCCATATTGGTGACACTGACTCGCTCCGACGGCCCCATGGATCGTCCGTCCTTGAGCCAGGAGATCGAGAGAGGCAGATCGCCCCTTGTCACCGAGCAAGTCAACGTGGTTCGTTCGCCGAGATGGAGATCACGATCTGCCGTGAATGGGCTAATTTTGGGAGGAACTGGAATAATAACAATAACGACAGCTGGTGAGCTCGAGGAGCATAGACGAAGATAAACGCGTCGCGTCTGGGACCCTGGACATCTGCACCTAGAAATTCTTTTCCCTTTCCCCGTTTTCCTCTCCACTTTACTTTACTCGAACGTTCCATCGCGTTTCGTAGCAACGATTCTTTCGAACTACCGGGTTTTCTCTTCGTCTTTGCCCACGAGATAATGGTTAAGCCTTGGCCAATCTTCCGGTCGGCTTCGAAACACCTGCAACAATCGTAGAGTAGCTGATCGAACGTAACGCCTTACCGATCACTGCGACGTCCCCTGATCTCCTCGCGCTGTGCCCTTGCTTGTTCTTCGCTGAACACGTGTATGCACCAGCGTCAGTCTTCTTCTGCACGCTCGTGATGACCAACGTTCCATCTGGCAGCACTTTCTGTCGTAGGTCGTCTGGCAGCTCGCGATTCGCTCGTTCCCACTTGATTTCCTCGATGGGGTAGCCAGCGGCTGGGCACTTTAGGCGAAGAGTCTCTCCGGCCACAGCAGTTACCTTCGGGAACAGTCGAATGTAGGGAAGACCTGAAATAACGAGCAACGAACAATGAGTAGTGTACAATAAAATATGCTTTGTGATTACAAAGTTACTGAAAGAATAGAAACGATATTTTTTGTTCGCTTTAAAATAGGGAATCGCTTTGGTCTGACTATAGACGCGGTACTACTACTTGCACGTGGTTATAAGAAAGTTGATCTTTGAGAATAAAATTGAATGGAAAAGAATGGAATTTTTGTTCGGACATGCAGATTTTATGCAGAATAGAATGCAGCTGTCGcgaaaatgttttatttttaatgaaattaatattcaaTTTGATGTACAGTCGTAGCGGCTGACATATGCGAGACCAATACTACTTGTTCTTCTGTTTCTCGTTAAAATTGACTAGCATCGACGGGGAAAATGCATTGTTTTGATATTCCGTGGCAATAAATTTATTTAGGCAAGTGAATTTTACTTCATTCGAGCAACTGGGAGCAGCAAAATGTGCGGGGAGCTTATAAATCAAGCTCAAACGTCAAATATACAAGTTGGATAAACTCCAACGGGATACCCACTTGTTAAACATTATTCATGAACTTGCGTTACAGAATTTAGACGTGAAATTTACCGTAAACGTTAAGACGAGCGGCATGAGTGACTTTTCCTGCTCGATTTTCAGCCGTGCAAGAATATTCTCCTCCATCTTCCACCATCACGTGGCTGATATTGACGTGCGATATAACGTCGCCGTGGACCGTCACGTATTGACCAATGACGAACCTTCGAACAGCAATCAGAAATCCTTTTTCAACGAACCATCGCGTTTTAAACGATAACGactattttataaataaatgcaatgtatttaaagaaattaaaatatatttccaTTTCTGCTACGAAATCTATATGTCACGAGGACCCATATGTCCTATATATGATCCATATATGGaactaatttaaaaaatatccaATACCACTCATTAATTTTTCCTTcatttatattattaattactGTTGCCCAGAGAAAGAGGACGCACCGGCACCCCCTCTGGGAACGTTTCAAATTGAAACCATATCTCACAAGCGAAGCCCTCCACGCAATTTCAGGAAAATCCTTCAAGTTAATGAACAAAGTTTTTTTTCAATTAACGATTAACTTCGCTCGCTGGTGGCATCGTAACTTTCCGGCTCCGATATGCCGCGGAGCACCGCTTTTTAATTACCGCGTCGAAACGCACGTACCCAGCGGAAGCTGGCCGATTTCAATGAAGTTGCTAATTCCACGCCCGAGAGCTCGACGAGGAACAGCTTTCGCGGGGGAGACGTTCCATTTGTAGCTACGCGAACGGACAGCGGGTACCTCGTTCGAAAAGTAGGAAGGAAACGGTCGAGCACGAGGCGGGCGGCCGATAAAACGGCACTGGCGAGGAATCGCAGGGCGTCTTTTATGTCGGATCAGTCGTTAAACCGTACGAGAGCCACCATCCGTGTCATATCCTCTCGCGTCCGCCCTCCGCCCTTGCTTTCGCCTTTTTCCATTCTTCGACGCCGTTCTCGCGTGCCGTCGCGATAAATATCCTTGGCTTCTTGCGGGGATATTGCACTTGAAATTGAAATTGGCCACGGCTGCGGCAGATGCGGCCACTCGACTATCGACGCCCGGAGGGACGGGGGTTTCGTATTCTAATTGCGAGGCGACTGGCACGCGTTAAAACAATCGCTCGTCGAGTAACGACCGCGAGCTTTTTATGCATCGATCGGAAACGGGGTGGCATATTTTATCCCCTTGTTTGTTTCATTGCTCGCGGGGCCGAGGAGGTGTCGTTGAACTTCCGCTTGCGGAAAGTGGGTGACGGCATTCTTGTCGTAAGGTTCGGTGGATATCGCTTTTATATTTACAGTCTTGGCGACGATTTATTCATTTCAATGAAAGTTAAGCATTATTGAAATGCTTTCTTATTGAAGTCTaaacaattaaaataaagtataattaatttaattattcaTTTTCAGACTCCTCAGGAGCACTTTTACCCTTCGATTACAAATTTCCGATCGTCAGAAACTGTAAGACTATAATTTTCTGTATTCCAGACTTCGAAATATAATCCCATAATTTCCCGGTTCCAATTAACCGAATCCACCCTTCAGGCTATACCGTCAAGTCGATACTGGCAACGATTAAAACGCACTTGCACCTCATTTCCTTTACAACCCATCGGTGTCTAGTTATCTGAGCAATTAACTGAAGCCTACCTTCCGTTGGTCGGCAGTGGAAAGCCATCCAAGGCCCAGGAGACCTGCGGTGTCGGGTTCCCAGCGGCGGAGCACTTCAAGGATACAGCCGGTCCTGGTTGCAACGTTTGCTCGATGAACGAGTAGAGCAGCATCGGTGGCGC
The window above is part of the Xylocopa sonorina isolate GNS202 chromosome 3, iyXylSono1_principal, whole genome shotgun sequence genome. Proteins encoded here:
- the Dscam2 gene encoding Down syndrome cell adhesion molecule 2 isoform X5 — its product is MLARCLIFVGAAAAVTSAGGHGFDAHLRGPSFVMEPPSRVEFSNSSGAWLDCTATGSPPPNIDWSTADGHPVNDVPGVRRVLRNGTLVLLPFPAAAFRQDVHSAAYRCVASNSVGRVLSRDVQVRAVVAQAYKVDVEVIGGASRGCTAVLRCVVPSFVKDLVRVVSWLQEPSFYIYPSLQGDGKFHLLPTGELLVHSLEFSDQIHGYRCRTMHRLTRQVVVSTVANVRIADHRGVMAPVILENSGVVHVAQDESTSLVCVAQACPTPEYRWYAQTGSEPMLVLSGPRTRLLGSVLALEAVTLEDSGIYRCSVSNPGGEVSAEFRLIVTAPLHVEVTPPLLSVHLGGNAEFRCEFSMYPQAGPHFVVTWYKDGRQLPGTGRQSELLKLNSISREDRGMYQCIVRRSEGDTAQASAELQLGDAPPMLLYSFIEQTLQPGPAVSLKCSAAGNPTPQVSWALDGFPLPTNGRFVIGQYVTVHGDVISHVNISHVMVEDGGEYSCTAENRAGKVTHAARLNVYGLPYIRLFPKVTAVAGETLRLKCPAAGYPIEEIKWERANRELPDDLRQKVLPDGTLVITSVQKKTDAGAYTCSAKNKQGHSARRSGDVAVIVPPIIEPFTFQEGLSEGMRTRTVCGVAAGDPPLTISWLKDGQTPFPLPPNLASVANVSQLDPYSSLLSITNLAAEHSGDYTCVAANPAAEVRYTAKLQVKVPPRWIVEPMDVSVERNKHVALHCQAQGVPTPTIVWKKATGSKSGEYEELRERAYTKILSNGTLLLQHVKEDREGFYLCQASNGIGSGIGKVVQLKVNSSPYFAAPSRLVTVKKGDTATLHCEVHGDTPVTVTWLKGGKIELNPSTNYRVTVKREVTPDGVIAQLQISSAEASDSGAYFCQASNLYGRDQQLVQLLVQEPPQPPNSLETAMVASRSINVKWQHKSQDTSEVTKYILQYKEGDAGMWQQQEFTGPPLPYAALIDELKPATRYTIRVIAEGPAGRSVPSAELIVRTEPQRPAGPPINLVARALSSSEILITWSPPLPELRHGDIQGFNVGYRETSSANPSYNFSSVSGDGEEGGAELRLTGLRPYTKYTLVVQAYNQVGSGPLSEPSVTQTLEDVPSAPPEDVRCAALASQSLQVSWQPPPNTHSNGIIQGYKLHYEPILADMWRSVDEMEIRKTNTLTTVLTGLRKYTNYTIQVQAFTRVGDGVSTTVTYCQTEEDVPGSPADIKVVVSSPQALFISWLPPLEPNGIITKYNLYTRVVDGRKELDHGKRTLPATNTYFEATDLQQHVEYQFWVTGSTRVGEGQSSRVAAQVPTNRVPARITSFGGHVVRPWRGSATLACNAVGDPTRDWFKGQTEQIRTDPTRNVQILPSGELVLSNLQSQDGGNYTCQVENGQGSDKLHYTLTVQVPPSAPVLYVTSSTSSSILLHWKPGHTGGAPLTGYTLHYRTTHGNLDELQLSRHATSHELKGLLCGNTYQLYLTSHNKIGSSPASPVLSVRTQGQAPGIPPAAAFLSPNSTTLVLRLHVWPDNGCPILYFVIQYRPINEFHWTLVSNSVKMQRRFVVTNLQPSSVYQLKVEAHNVAGSKHAEFTFVTLTKEGEPPPPELSKRGIASAVPFYADVKVMLPLIVATVALVVAVVIVALRWRSRYLGDRMQRPMKETQENQQNAETQRERYYATIHKVALQQAANTGGGPDKIPGEPLLRYGRQPETAEDISPYATFQLSEGGGGSLAGLGGLGGLGGAAEASAAGLHPNNTLLHSFMYHEHAMTEGCASPPPAATSMKSVSSRRRQQRKQQTPGDVESDESESDPDQLTSSRTESSNQLDAGKLKHIRAVSDFIYHGTSSTSSDISPMSEQKSLPRRGRSRSSLRTLLPPISVAETTFVSGNQGNVVPGNGDRSDRPELSEAECDIDSLKKLKLGLRSSLWSRPSTQNNPSSDYSIAV
- the Dscam2 gene encoding Down syndrome cell adhesion molecule 2 isoform X4; its protein translation is MLARCLIFVGAAAAVTSAGGHGFDAHLRGPSFVMEPPSRVEFSNSSGAWLDCTATGSPPPNIDWSTADGHPVNDVPGVRRVLRNGTLVLLPFPAAAFRQDVHSAAYRCVASNSVGRVLSRDVQVRAVVAQAYKVDVEVIGGASRGCTAVLRCVVPSFVKDLVRVVSWLQEPSFYIYPSLQGDGKFHLLPTGELLVHSLEFSDQIHGYRCRTMHRLTRQVVVSTVANVRIADHRGVMAPVILENSGVVHVAQDESTSLVCVAQACPTPEYRWYAQTGSEPMLVLSGPRTRLLGSVLALEAVTLEDSGIYRCSVSNPGGEVSAEFRLIVTAPLHVEVTPPLLSVHLGGNAEFRCEFSMYPQAGPHFVVTWYKDGRQLPGTGRQSELLKLNSISREDRGMYQCIVRRSEGDTAQASAELQLGDAPPMLLYSFIEQTLQPGPAVSLKCSAAGNPTPQVSWALDGFPLPTNGRFVIGQYVTVHGDVISHVNISHVMVEDGGEYSCTAENRAGKVTHAARLNVYGLPYIRLFPKVTAVAGETLRLKCPAAGYPIEEIKWERANRELPDDLRQKVLPDGTLVITSVQKKTDAGAYTCSAKNKQGHSARRSGDVAVIVPPIIEPFTFQEGLSEGMRTRTVCGVAAGDPPLTISWLKDGQTPFPLPPNLASVANVSQLDPYSSLLSITNLAAEHSGDYTCVAANPAAEVRYTAKLQVKVPPRWIVEPMDVSVERNKHVALHCQAQGVPTPTIVWKKATGSKSGEYEELRERAYTKILSNGTLLLQHVKEDREGFYLCQASNGIGSGIGKVVQLKVNSSPYFAAPSRLVTVKKGDTATLHCEVHGDTPVTVTWLKGGKIELNPSTNYRVTVKREVTPDGVIAQLQISSAEASDSGAYFCQASNLYGRDQQLVQLLVQEPPQPPNSLETAMVASRSINVKWQHKSQDTSEVTKYILQYKEGDAGMWQQQEFTGPPLPYAALIDELKPATRYTIRVIAEGPAGRSVPSAELIVRTEPQRPAGPPINLVARALSSSEILITWSPPLPELRHGDIQGFNVGYRETSSANPSYNFSSVSGDGEEGGAELRLTGLRPYTKYTLVVQAYNQVGSGPLSEPSVTQTLEDVPSAPPEDVRCAALASQSLQVSWQPPPNTHSNGIIQGYKLHYEPILADMWRSVDEMEIRKTNTLTTVLTGLRKYTNYTIQVQAFTRVGDGVSTTVTYCQTEEDVPGSPADIKVVVSSPQALFISWLPPLEPNGIITKYNLYTRVVDGRKELDHGKRTLPATNTYFEATDLQQHVEYQFWVTGSTRVGEGQSSRVAAQVPTNRVPARITSFGGHVVRPWRGSATLACNAVGDPTRDWFKGQTEQIRTDPTRNVQILPSGELVLSNLQSQDGGNYTCQVENGQGSDKLHYTLTVQVPPSAPVLYVTSSTSSSILLHWKPGHTGGAPLTGYTLHYRTTHGNLDELQLSRHATSHELKGLLCGNTYQLYLTSHNKIGSSPASPVLSVRTQGQAPGIPPAAAFLSPNSTTLVLRLHVWPDNGCPILYFVIQYRPINEFHWTLVSNSVKMQRRFVVTNLQPSSVYQLKVEAHNVAGSKHAEFTFVTLTKEGEPPPPELSKRGIASAVPFYADVKVMLPLIVATVALVVAVVIVALRWRSRYLGDRMQRPMKETQENQQNAETQRERYYATIHKVALQQAANTGGGPDKIPGEPLLRYGRQPETAEDISPYATFQLSEGGGGSLAGLGGLGGLGGAAEASAAGLHPNNTLLHSFMYHEHAMTEGCASPPPAATSMKSVSSRRRQQRKQQTPGDVESDESESDPDQLTSSRTESSNQLDAGKLKHIRAVSDFIYHGTSSTSSDISPMSEQKSLPRRGRSSRSSLRTLLPPISVAETTFVSGNQGNVVPGNGDRSDRPELSEAECDIDSLKKLKLGLRSSLWSRPSTQNNPSSDYSIAV